The sequence TCTGTATTCCAAAGCAAGGgttagtgtttatttattttataaaatggaaacatttaaattatttattcatgaattcgtcgtgacctaaaggataaggcgtccggagcattcgtatgtagcgagtaccaatttttctaatgaaatccgtatttaacaaatgttcacgattgacttccacggtgaaggagtaacatcgtatAGGAATACCCATCgtgtagtatagttacaacggctgccccgcctttcaaaccgaaacgcattactgcttcacggcagaaataggcggggtggtggtatttacccgcgcggacttacaagaggtcctaccgccaccagtaattacgcaaattataattttgcgggtttgttttttatccacgatgttattccttcaccgtggaagtcaattgtgaacatttgttgagtacgtatttcattagacaaattggtacccgcctgagattcgaacaccggtgcatcgctcaaagcgaatgcaccggaggtcttatcctttaggccacaacgactacGAAATTATTACTAcgactattattattactaatctatatattaatacgtgaagcaaaaactttgtatccctttttacgaaaattgcgcagacggaggagtatgaaaatttccacacttatagagaatatagagaagaagtgcacaatgctaatatttttttaaaataatgcataaaagatacattaaatcaataaagaaaacattacacacactaccatgtatttgacacacacacgcatgcatactatttgtttattttcaaacttttctttgccgtctgtcagttatagtctgtgaaattgagaatagattaaatattgttttctctttactaatatttctctaaagtgtagttttgacgaaatctgtgattaaagaagtatttaatagtctttgacaatagaatcatgatagtgtacaaacttataatttccattagttatagtcgaattccgactaccaggggaccactagtataaattAATTAGTATAACGTAATATAAAGTATAGTATAAAGTAATTCGATCGTCTTTATTCTAAATGCTGCCTTTTAGGAGTCCGCGGAGACGCGATATGTCCGTGCGCCTGCAGCAGCGAGTCGATGACGGTGTGCATCCGTCGTGCCGGACGTGGCGGATCCTCGGCCGGGCGAGGAGTACTCTCCATGTCGGGACTCTCGTACGGAGTCGTGAGGGTAGACGCGGAAAACTCCCTCACATCGCTCACATTGCAGGACTGCGGTCAAGTTATGCCCTCGTGTGAGTATTCAGTATTGCGAAACGTTTTGAAATTCGATACGTTTTCCGGAATCAGTTGgttttcattatattaattttgatcctcatgatatttattattgacGCTTAGAAATCGATAAGTAgctttttatcatttttttatgaaatatctgtgtacatttaatataaatagaaCTATAATTGTTGTCTAACCGGTACCTAATGTTCAAAATAAGTACCCTTAAACTACGAGCGAATTTTTGACGGCTCAGAAATTTGCAGTGAGACaaataaacacttttttttttcaatatatcgGACCTTTCTCTTTTATGTATCTTCTAAATTAttccatataatattttatccaCAGCGCTTTTCAACTAACGCTGAaatagtaattatattattttaattactaattttttttattacaggcGTTATCGTCGTCGTGAAAATGGAAGGCCCCGCGTATCTATGCAAAACTGATGAAGTGGGTGAAATCTGTGTACTCTCCGGAGCGACTGGGTCCGGCTACTGGGGCCTGCCGGGTCTGACCAACACCGTATTCCGCGTCAGGCCCTTGGATTCCGACGGGGAACCGATCGGAGAGGAGCACTACGTCAGGAGCGGACTCTTGGGATTTCTGGGACCCGGTGGTAAGTTACGAAAACACTGCGGATTCCCGTCGATTTAATCACATGGCCTATTGGTATACGTAGAAAGCAAGCTCGTGTCGTAAACACCAGTCTCTCCATGGTCTAGTATAAAAAATGTGGtagattgtaataaaaaattgaaaaccggAAAAATCGGGAAATACCATCTGGCAACCCACACTGtgttatacaaattttataatattactaagctacactcgcccgcttcgctgaaaatttaaaaataacattattaattattgtcattattattagggagtcctacactcatataaatattagcctatccattaagtacatgtattttctacacggataccaagtttcaagtcaatcggatgcatggttcagtatttataacggaacatccataaaaaccactgtagatttatatattagtatagactttATGCTGTATCTGTACAAACTTTCTTCCAACTTATCACCACTCTATATATTTCGTTTGCGTATAAGATTTGTTCTTCGAGGGTAGACAAGAGAAGGACATGTTAAATTTCATGCTGAGATCGTGTCTCAATAGCCCGTTGGACGTGAGACTCATGCTGTTGTCTGCCCGTCGCCAGGTCTAGTGTTCGTGTGCGGATCTCGCGACGGTCTCATGACGGTAACCGGCCGCAAGCACAACATGGACGACATCATAGCGACGGTGCTCGCCGTCGAACCGATGAAGTTCATATACCGGGGACGCATAGCTGTGTTCTCGGTGCGGGTGTTGCGAGACGAGCGTATATGTATTGTGGCCGAACAGCGACCGGACTGCGGCGAAGAAGAGGTACgtgctacattatttttttattattactagacggatggacgagctcacagcccatctggtgttaagtgattactggagcccatagacatttacgacgtaaatgcgccacccaccttaagatataagttctaaggtctcaatatagttacaacggctgccccactcttcaaaccgaaacgcacctacccgcgtggactcacaagaggtcctaccaccaataattacgcaaattataattttgcgggtttcatttttattacacgatgttattccttcaccgtggaagtcaatcgtgaacaattattgagtacgtatttcattagaaaaattcggtACGCTTGTTAACAGATTGCCTACAGATTGCCCCCGAATTTCTCGTTAACAAACTAAACTACGAACGGATTTGATCAAAGATAAATATTGAGGGTAGAGATAAGAAACACTGTCTGGTATGTGTTAGGGGATAAGTTAAAAAAGTTATTGTTGGAAActtcaccgaaatagcgctagtgtagaaGTTTTAAACAGTGTGAAGTTGGCAGTTAGTTTATGGcgctatttttaaaattcttccatttgctactgtggcgccaccttaattggctTCCTTTCAGAGGACATCGACAGCGAAAGTCTGTTTAGAAATAAAAGAGCTATGTAGTAAGGTGTGACGTCATCGGTGCATCGTAAACTAATATTTTTGCTTTCTGGGAAACAGCATCCACTCGTAATCCATACCATAATATTACAAATGTAAATGTTTGTTTATCTTGCTTTCGCGTCCAAACGAAGAGACGGATTGACATGTTTTTTTAAGCTTAGATTATTTAGATTAGAAGAGTGACATGAGCTACTATTATCTCGAAAAACCATCTCATTCAGAAAACTATACGAATTATTTTCCATGATTAGAGTCACATAAACCTCGAGTATACATaattaaacaacttttttttaagccTCAAACTATTTAATTATAGTTTTGGGGTTCCGAATAAAACGTTATTGCAGTCTGGTGTTTTCGTGCGAACATGTAGATACTATTTTCGTACACACTCGGCCCATAGATTTTTAGTCAATATGACATAAGTGAACAACTCTGTTTTTATGTCACATAATTAGAACGCTTTTTTGAGTATTAAATCGACTTTGTTGTGTGCCGCTGACGACAACAACGATCCGCCCGTCTCCCGGCCATCAGGGTGGTCGTGCTGACGTCAGCTTTCTACAAACAAAGTGCAAATTATTTCCAGTCATTCCAGTGGATGTCCCGCGTCCTGCAAGCCGTCGACTCGATACACCAAGTGGGGATATACTGCCTCGCGCTCGTTCAACCGAACTTCCTGCCCAAAACTCCGCTCGGCGGGATCCATTTGAGCGAGTGCAAACGAAGATTCCTCGAGGGCACGCTGCACCCGTCCAACGTGCTGATGTGCCCGCACACGTGCGTCACCAACCTGCCCAAACCAAGGGAGATACATTCAGGTaaacatagaaaataaaaatatagggaaaataaaatcactaattaattaatctatatgGCCCGTGACATAAGGTCTAAGTGTCATTTGATTGATACCAAAGTCTATACAGTCTTTTATACCAAATCGCATGATTGCGAGACAAAACAAATCCGAATGCTGTAATTCCTAAAGTAATTAAACTAATGTccgaagttttgaagtcgtcgtggcctaaaggatgggACGTCGAGTGCATTcgcatctagcgatgcaccggtgttcgagtcccgcaggcgggtaccaatttttctaataaaatacgtacttaacaattattcacgatttacttccacggtgaaggaataacatcatgggTTAAACATCAtagccgcaaaattatactttgcgtaattactggtggtaggacctcttggtggtccgcgcgggtgggtgctaCCGCTCcgcttatttcagccgtgaagcagtaatgcgtttcggtttgaagggtggggcagccgttgtaactatactgagaccttagaacttatatctcaaggtgtgtggcgtatttacgttgtagatgtctgtgggctccagtaaccgcttaacaccaggtgggctgtgagctcgtccacatataaATACGAATTTTCGtactaataattttgattttgttccAATAAATACAGTATATTACtaagatattaatattataaggagtatattaaaaaaaaaaacgaataaaaatcaatattgtACATGACAGATGTAGGTCCGGCATCCGTGATCGTGGGGAACTTGGTACAAGGAAATCGACTCGCGTCGGCGCAGGGCCGCGACATGGGATACACTGACGATTCTGATGCTGCCCGAAAGGTTTGAATGCGCACtctctaaaattattatttgatcaCCTGAATGTGGCTCTAATTGTTGTACTCTATTCACAGTATCAGTTCATATCTCAAATCCTGAGATGGCGAGCTCAAAGTACATCGGATCACGTGATATTCACACTCCTCAACGCGAAGGGAGCGGTTTCCAAAGTCCTGACCTGCGCTGAACTACACAAAAAAGCCGAAAGGATCGGCAACTTGCTGCTAGAGAAAGGTCGAGTTAATACCGGGGATCACGTCGCTTTGATATTTCCGCCGGGATTGGATCTCATCTGCGCCTTCTACGGGTGCCTCTATGTGGGCGCCGTACCCGTCACCATACGTCCGCCACACCCACAAAACTTACACACCACTTTACCAACGGTCCGAATGATTGTCGACGTCAGTAAGGCCACGCTGGTCCTATCGAACCAATCTGTGATAAAACTCCTGCGTTCGAAGGAGGCTAGCAACGTTCTGGACAGCAAGGCCTGGCCGATGACGCTGGACACAGACGACATGCCGAAGAAGAAGCTCCCTATAATGTATCGCGCTCCCACCGCCGAAATGCTCGCGTACCTGGACTTCAGCGTGTCGACCACTGGCATGCTTGCCGGCATTAAGATGTCCCATGCGGCCGTTACCTCGCTCTGCCGCTCTATGAAAATCGCTTGCGAATTATATCCGTCGCGGCACATAGCTCTCTGTCTGGACCCGTACTGCGGCCTCGGTTTCGCGCTTTGGTGCCTTAGCAGCATTTATTCGGGACACCACTCGATCCTAATCCCACCTTCGGAAGTGGAGGTCAATCCTGCTCTGTGGCTCAGCGCTGTCTCTCAATACAAAGTACGAGATACGTTCTGTTCGTATGGTGTCATGGAGCTCTGCACGAAGGGGCTCGGCAGCTCCGTGAACCAGCTCAAGTCGAAGGGCATCAACCTGGCTTGCGTCCGGACTTGTGTCGTCGTTGCTGAAGAACGTCCTCGAATCAATTTGACGAATTCGTTCTCGAAGTTGTTCTCAGCTCTCGGACTGAGTCCACGAGCCGTCTCCACATCGTTTGGATGTCGCGTTAACATAGCCATATGTCTGCAAGGCGCATCCAGTCCCGAACCCTCGACCGTGTACGTTGACTTAAGAGCTTTGAGGAACGATCGCGTGTCCCTTGTGGAACGCGGCAGCCCACACTCTCTGTGTCTGATGGAGTCAGGAAAACTCTTGCCGGGAGTTAAAGTCATCACAGCTAATCCGGAAACCAAGGGCCAGTGTGGGGACTCGCACTTGGGCGAAATTTGGGTACAGTCACCTCACAACGCCAGCGGGTACTTCACGATATACGGCGACGAGAGCGATTACGCGGACCACTTCAGCGCTCAGCTCGTTACCGGGAACACGGGCGAAGTGTACGCCAGGACCGGGTACCTTGGATTTTTGAGGCGAACGGAAATCAGCTCGGTGAATACGAGCCTGGACGACTCTTCTTCGATGCTACCGCGTGATAGTGACACGGATTCACTAGCCTCGGCCTGCGGGAGCGTCAGCATACTACCAGACTCTCACGACACACACGACGCGGTGTTTGTGGTGGGAGCCCTCGACGAGACCATCATGCTGCGCGGCATGCGCTACCATCCCATCGACATAGAGAACTCGGTAATGAGATGCCACAAGAAAATCGCTGAATGGTTAGTATTACGtcagtgtttttgttttaaattctgAATTATTCAAATTTGCCTGGCTATTGGAATGTTCGAATAGTGAATGGTTATCGCTCAAATGAAAATAAAggatagtaaaataataataagtaacgtATTACGAAATGTCAATAGGTGTTTGTTGAGAGCCGCTGCAAAGCGTATGACATGGTCGCGTGGTACACAACTATCTGCTCTTACATAAGCGACCTTATTGAACTGCGTGTCAGCGTACCCTGGATCTCAACTAGCTTAGTTCTTAGTTAAGATTGAACGTAGACAGGACGGATAAAATCACGGTCTATTTGATATCAGGCATTTACCAGAACTTCTCTATAACAAGTTAATTGTCACCGTCTATTTTGATAAAACAATCTGAGTTACATTGACATAGTGGCTGTAAATCCTTGGCCACATAACGGCGGTATTGATTCCTATGGCTTGAATAAAGCATAATAGTGatgagttggaacgtttgcctacgtttgccgctaggggtgctgttccaactgcacgtaaattgagttaacttttacgctatcgagaacgtttaaaaactcgcactaagcacatcaTCGTTGTCGAactaaaatctgctatgtgcactttttgagatgaccttttcgtatagttcacagccctatctatcatataaaaaaactgttatgtgtctatagctttaatatttatctatagcttcatataaaattttatacgaaaatgtttttactcgttaataataattcaaaatagagtttttgcacatagcagattttggtttgacagcgtcGACATGACGAGTGAGATCACATAACCGAATCTTCtgattaataatacattttcatCGTTGATTCTCGTTCTTGAATActgtacatatacatacacaaactGTAATAATTTCTTACAGCGCCGTGTTCACTTGGACGAacctgctcgtggtggtggtcgAGTTGGACGGCAACGACAGCGAGGCACTGAACCTGGTCCCCCTCGTGACCAACACCGTCCTCGAGGAGCACCACCTGATCGTGGGCGTGGTCGTGGTGGTCGACCCCGGGGTCGTGCCGATCAACTCTCGTGGCGAGAAACAGCGCATGCACCTACGCGACGGCTTCCTATCCGATCAGATCGATGCGATATATATCGCTTACAACATGTAAACATACGGTACCTTGTCGGGGCGTTCGATGATACGTAATTACAAACGTGAGCCGCGCGGCAGGCACGCGAGCCTTCATTAAAACGCACGAACAAGGTCAAAAGTATAATATCAACACGGACACTACATTATCGTAATTCATCAATTCCATTGTGTGTTTTATTAGAGTAAACCGAAccctattttttaataatttttttctattgaacCGAGACTGTAATATTCGTTAGGGTCCTTCGCTAATTCGATTCTGCGAGACGATCGATGCGACTCGCGACAAGACTGATATAAGTCTGATTCCTACAATATGCTTTTAGATCATTCTAATCAATAATTTCTGGGGTTCCATTAACTATTTTCGATCAATAATCTAATTGGTTAATAGTTGAATGGCCACTAGCAATGTCAAAATGTGCTATATGAAAACATTTGCTCCCTAAATTCCATCCCTTAAATATTTCGGTTGTGGCCGAATCTCATGGTATAATATCAAAACGTTCGATTTAGATGATTTAGTCATAGTTGTAAAGGTCGATTCAGACTGATCGAGAAAAACAACATGAAAAGTCAAGATCCATAGAATTTACGCAGCAGAGGAAATTTATCTTCAACTGTGAAGAAATAGGGTTCAATATGACCGTCGTATCAGTTTGGGTTGCCATAGTCTTCGATCAAGGTATATCTTAACGCAATTATATTGTTGTGATTATTATGAATGAAGTAATTTCTCATGCTAGTGCATATTATGTACGATCTATTATAATAGACTTAGTATTAGTGTTGTATTGgtaattatatatacatatgtgcaATGCATTTAATGTGCTATCTTTTTCTgttgatttttattcatttttttattatgattttgacAAGAATTTTTGACAGGTTTCGAAACTGCAAGTGCGCTCAATGACAAACgtcaaaaaatcaaatttaatttttagataTATCTACCCTCAGTTTATATTAGTCTGTCAGATCTCAAGAGCAGGACAGAAGGGAAACGCGCTTGCGTCCtagaatttattttgtatttcttaGTATGAATTTCTCGTGGAAccagtttcaatattatttcaatAGATGTCGCTCCTAcagttatattaataattattgacaATAGCAATTTTCTCCTGTTGTGCATTCAACATAGCATTTAGCGATTAGTCTGTGAGCAGAATTTTCTATAatcgttttaaattaatatcaatCACATATAAACTAGTTCGTATTTGTATCCTCTATTGTGAACAATTTGCACCTTCGACTTTagaaatatctaaaaataagattccattatttttattcatttatattattttgtaattatttattgctaaattgtacatatatttttgttatttaattttacgttaAAATGATTTTGGATAATGCTTAAGCTTAATGTTGTTTTGACTACAAAGTCAAgtatattataactttaaaagaaGAATATTCCTTTAGTTACGTTTATATAATTTCTATGGTTATAAAGAAATGTAGTCATCTTTGATAAGTATACAAGTAGTGTAAGGTCAATGAACAAACTTTGAGGTCGTTTTAAAAAGGGCATCGGCTATACGATATCTACTGTTCAAAAATATATTCTGTCTTCTTGACATTAAGATTCAATTTTGCTCGTCGGTCAAATAATGCTACCGGGTATCTTTCTCGGGCTTTGTGTCATAAATTATCGAATCGAGGTCCTTTGTAAAACGTCCTTGTTTTCGTATTTGTAATCTTATATTGTAATTGATagtgtacgtttttttttttcttgaacgTTACGATTAATGGCGTTGGTATTTCGGAGGGAAGGCACGGTCCGCTTTGGGAAGTCAGTTTAGGCTGTGAACACACCGCATGACCGTACGTACTGCCGTATGGAGCGCAAGTGCCACGGAATGTAATAGAAAAACGAGTATacttgtaatattataatattgatgtatccatttcgtatattaaattaGTAGAATTTTAATAACCGTCATGAACGTTGTCTTAGCtgaatatttaatgttatttcgGTGTCCACAGTAAATGAAGCTTATACAGAAAGATAAGATCTTGTCACTTACTTCAGTTGGGTTTGATggtgtttcatttttgttattagAATTTGATAATAAAAGTGCTTGATGGAAGCGAGAATTCAGTCGTTGTGTACTTGGACCGCTGTGCACGCATCACTGCGTCACTGTTTACGCACAAAATTTGAAATAGTCGACTCCACGCCGATTTAATGTATTGAAAACGCCAAACGAAATAATTTGGATTCTATGACAGCTTGTAAAAGAATAATGAATGTATGTGATTCTTtctggaaaataaataaacaaataaaaaaaatcattattaatcGTGTTTTATTTCAACCCGATGGTTCCCTTCCTTCGCCAAAAGTCCGTTTGGGCTTACGTCaattaataaaacagaaatagATTATGTTCAAATTAAAAATGCACAGTACAgcacagtagtagtagtagtagtagcacAATAAACTACCCACACAATTTTTCAAGACGATAACATTTTATCGTTAATTTATGAAACAAACTGGACAAGAATAGTTTGAAAGCGGGATACTGTTAACAAGCTAAAAGTTGTACGATAATAGGTGCcgttttcatataaatataatttaccaATTTGTAAAAATCTGAATGAAAAAATTGAGGTGACTTATATCGTGATTCAAAAATCAGTAGCTTTTAGTAAGCTATCCCCATTTTTTTTTGGACAAAAACCCCTGTTTCACGAGCCGCTGCTAATCAATATTTACATATTCATGGTAGGGCTAGTGTCTAAAAATAGGTACTTAGGCGAAAAGTCTGTTTTCCAAAAAGCTCTCTTCCATGTTTGTTGCTTCGTTATAACGTGAAAAAGTACTTCGTTATAACGAAACGACAGCTAgctatttctaaaaaaatacttgttttCCTGAACATCTCTCGTCCTTTTTTTCTGAACCTCTTTTGTATGATCATCCTGGAGTCACTAATCTCATCTAAAATCTGTTTTACATAATAGGGTACGAAAGTTAGTGCCTATAAATAGGAGCTTAAGAGAAACTCTGTTAAAGATGTTTGTTGTTCGAAATAAAGTGCACTATCATGTTTGTAACTAGAGGCAACTTCAGTATgacgaaatattttaataattaaaatacgtaattggctataaattagtttatatttttatatataccaaatatataactatatagcTATTCTACCATACAAATTTCTTAAGTCGTAGGCCGTACTCATATCAATCAATGCTCTtggaaaataaacttaattcgatgtattattataaatatctgTAATAAACATCGAGCATTATGTTTATTTCcttttattggaaatttatcTCAAGGAATAGGATAGCTTTCAGAAAAccattatttaatgaaaaattatgtATCTTTAATtaccaatattttattaaaatatgtttgaCCTTTGTTATTCTTGAATTATATTACCATTCACCTTTGCTCAAACAGATACTTTActtaacctgtttttttttaaattttgtgtaCGACTCGGATTTTTTGGCGGAAATGCGAGGAGtgtagttgtgtgatttgttttatttggtctatttactgtttcttcaggtttctatgtgtaataatggttggtggtttattaactgcttaatatctgtgaaagtgcacaaatgcgggataataataaaacaaagctgctggacgtaatttTTTTGGGATCCTCCAAATAGTCCacagaaaaaatctcagtaaagggccaccattttactaagattatatttcatcccatatcatctcatctcatttcattttatttcatcccagt is a genomic window of Bombyx mori chromosome 1, ASM3026992v2 containing:
- the LOC101744871 gene encoding disco-interacting protein 2 isoform X9; translated protein: MTPAVGEQLVVPAGLPRNLEAALQRYGTASFKANMATVLDPNGKLSNSLTYGKLLSRSLKIAHALLNKTFTSKASSGGPMSGDNSIKLGDRVALVYPNNDPINFICAFYGCLQAGIVPVPIEVPLTRRDAGLQQVGFLLGSCGIQYALTSDACLKGLPKTSSGDVVSFRGWPSLHWVSTEKLPRPPRDWIPPPRPADECPAHIEHTSAADGSAMGVIVTRASMLAHCRMLSVACNYTEGEHMVCVLDFKRETGLWHAVLASVLNGMHVIFIPYALMKVSPASWMHMITKHRASIAIVKSRDLHWGLLATRDHKEISLSSLRMLLVADGANPWSLSSCDQFLSVFQSKGVRGDAICPCACSSESMTVCIRRAGRGGSSAGRGVLSMSGLSYGVVRVDAENSLTSLTLQDCGQVMPSCVIVVVKMEGPAYLCKTDEVGEICVLSGATGSGYWGLPGLTNTVFRVRPLDSDGEPIGEEHYVRSGLLGFLGPGGLVFVCGSRDGLMTVTGRKHNMDDIIATVLAVEPMKFIYRGRIAVFSVRVLRDERICIVAEQRPDCGEEESFQWMSRVLQAVDSIHQVGIYCLALVQPNFLPKTPLGGIHLSECKRRFLEGTLHPSNVLMCPHTCVTNLPKPREIHSDVGPASVIVGNLVQGNRLASAQGRDMGYTDDSDAARKYQFISQILRWRAQSTSDHVIFTLLNAKGAVSKVLTCAELHKKAERIGNLLLEKGRVNTGDHVALIFPPGLDLICAFYGCLYVGAVPVTIRPPHPQNLHTTLPTVRMIVDVSKATLVLSNQSVIKLLRSKEASNVLDSKAWPMTLDTDDMPKKKLPIMYRAPTAEMLAYLDFSVSTTGMLAGIKMSHAAVTSLCRSMKIACELYPSRHIALCLDPYCGLGFALWCLSSIYSGHHSILIPPSEVEVNPALWLSAVSQYKVRDTFCSYGVMELCTKGLGSSVNQLKSKGINLACVRTCVVVAEERPRINLTNSFSKLFSALGLSPRAVSTSFGCRVNIAICLQGASSPEPSTVYVDLRALRNDRVSLVERGSPHSLCLMESGKLLPGVKVITANPETKGQCGDSHLGEIWVQSPHNASGYFTIYGDESDYADHFSAQLVTGNTGEVYARTGYLGFLRRTEISSVNTSLDDSSSMLPRDSDTDSLASACGSVSILPDSHDTHDAVFVVGALDETIMLRGMRYHPIDIENSVMRCHKKIAECAVFTWTNLLVVVVELDGNDSEALNLVPLVTNTVLEEHHLIVGVVVVVDPGVVPINSRGEKQRMHLRDGFLSDQIDAIYIAYNM